The window GCGAGGCCGCGCCCAAGGTGGTGACAACGCTGCACGGCACGGACATCACGCTGGTGGGACACGACCCCTCGTACCGCACGGTCACGCGCTACTCGATTCGCAGCTCGGACGCCATCACCGCCGTGTCCGAGTACCTGCGCGCGGAGACGGTGGATCGCTTCGACGTGCCCCAGGACTGCATCGACGTGATCCCGAACTTCGTCGACCCCGACATCTACAAACGCGATGCGCGGCCTTGTCACCGGGCGACCTTCGCGCAGTCGGATGACGAGCGCCTGATCGTGCACGTGTCCAACTTCCGCCCCGTGAAAAGGGTGGAAGACGTGGTGCGCGCCTTCTGCCTCATGGCGGAGGAAGCGGAGGTACGTCTGCTGCTGGTCGGCGACGGTCCCGAACGGGGCAAGGCGCAGCGGATCGCCGAGGAGGAAGGCATCGACCACCGCGTGGTGTTCCTCGGCAAGCAGCAGTCGGTCGTGGAGATCCTGTCCTGCGCGGACCTCTTCCTGCTGCCCAGCGAAACCGAGGCCTTCGGGTTGGTGGCGTTGGAGGCCATGTCCTGCGGCGTCCCGGTCGTGGCGTCCGACGTGGGCGGGTTGCCGGAGGTCGTGCGCCAGCCGGACTCGGGCCTCCTGGTGCCGGTCGGTGACGTGGACGCGATGGCGGCGGCCGCGCTGTCCTTCATCTCGGACAAGGCGACCTGGGCGGCCGCCAGCGCGGCCGCGCGAGACGCGGCGATGGCGTTCGCGGCCGACGTGGTCGTGCCCCGCTACGAAGCTCTGTACGAGCGGGTGCTGGCCGGGTGAACGCGCTCGAGGCCGCGCTCCTCGGGTTGGTGCAGGGCCTCTCGGAGTTCCTCCCGATATCGAGCTCGGGGCACCTCGTGATGGCGCAGTGGTTTCTGGGGGTTCCGGCCCCGGGCGTAGTCGTCGAGGTCGTGCTGCATGTGGCCACCCTGCTGTCGGTCGCCGTCGTGTACCGACGGCGCCT is drawn from Gemmatimonadota bacterium and contains these coding sequences:
- the bshA gene encoding N-acetyl-alpha-D-glucosaminyl L-malate synthase BshA, coding for MRIGITGYPVYGGSGVVATELGLELASRGHEVHFITYAPPFRMPRFVEGVFYHEVEVPSYPLFEYPPYSLALSVAMQDVSTKHDLDVLHVHYAVPHATSALLAKQMLGEAAPKVVTTLHGTDITLVGHDPSYRTVTRYSIRSSDAITAVSEYLRAETVDRFDVPQDCIDVIPNFVDPDIYKRDARPCHRATFAQSDDERLIVHVSNFRPVKRVEDVVRAFCLMAEEAEVRLLLVGDGPERGKAQRIAEEEGIDHRVVFLGKQQSVVEILSCADLFLLPSETEAFGLVALEAMSCGVPVVASDVGGLPEVVRQPDSGLLVPVGDVDAMAAAALSFISDKATWAAASAAARDAAMAFAADVVVPRYEALYERVLAG